A portion of the Catenuloplanes indicus genome contains these proteins:
- a CDS encoding GntR family transcriptional regulator, with protein sequence MPRRRGQEAAYQQVAQGLRAQIDAGQLLPGMPLPTEPQLEQQFGVSRITVRRAVQILRDEGRVETRHGSGSYVTPPRSRRRLSMQRYADPRPPEAGATIDREFDEVDAEGDVAAALQVQDGTLLLRRRMVQRLNHSPQKISTSYLLADMVAGTPLADPAYEPWEAWTIAQLADLGVKVTAVEESVLGRRPTAEEMQTLTLQGSDPVQSITRRMLAGDRPVEAAVDIVVPADRFFLDYRIDLP encoded by the coding sequence ATGCCCAGACGGCGAGGCCAGGAAGCCGCGTACCAGCAAGTCGCGCAAGGACTGCGCGCCCAGATCGACGCGGGACAACTCCTGCCCGGAATGCCGCTCCCCACCGAACCGCAGCTTGAGCAGCAGTTCGGCGTCTCACGGATTACCGTGCGCCGCGCGGTGCAGATCCTCCGCGACGAAGGCCGGGTCGAAACCCGCCACGGATCAGGGTCGTATGTGACCCCGCCGCGGTCTCGGCGCAGGCTGTCCATGCAGCGCTACGCCGACCCCCGGCCGCCTGAGGCCGGCGCGACGATCGACCGCGAGTTCGACGAGGTCGACGCTGAGGGTGATGTCGCTGCAGCCCTGCAGGTCCAGGACGGGACGCTGCTGCTGCGCCGCCGCATGGTGCAGCGCCTCAACCACTCCCCGCAGAAGATCTCCACGTCGTACCTGCTCGCCGACATGGTCGCCGGCACCCCGCTCGCTGACCCGGCCTACGAGCCGTGGGAGGCGTGGACGATTGCGCAGCTCGCCGACCTCGGGGTGAAGGTGACCGCAGTCGAGGAGTCGGTGCTGGGCCGGCGGCCGACCGCTGAGGAGATGCAGACCCTGACGTTGCAGGGCTCCGACCCGGTACAGTCGATCACCCGGCGGATGCTGGCCGGTGACCGGCCGGTCGAGGCCGCTGTCGACATTGTGGTCCCCGCGGACCGGTTCTTCCTCGATTACCGCATCGATCTGCCGTAG
- a CDS encoding Panacea domain-containing protein, giving the protein MTPTANDVAAAIHRLLPDPPPNKMHKLLYYCQGHSLALAGQPMFTNRITADTDGPRIDGYDQTPPTTQRIDRIYTNTVVYVVSRYGNLDVRDLSRLTRAEAPWADTPHGSEITHEAMSRFFSTDGAPVELDDPRHTDPEFRRGLRQHLKEHQAAAGNAE; this is encoded by the coding sequence ATGACCCCGACCGCCAACGACGTAGCAGCGGCCATCCACCGCCTGCTACCCGACCCACCGCCGAACAAGATGCACAAACTCCTCTACTACTGCCAAGGGCACTCCCTGGCCCTCGCCGGCCAGCCCATGTTCACCAATCGGATCACCGCGGACACCGACGGCCCCCGCATCGACGGATACGACCAGACGCCGCCAACCACACAGCGCATCGACCGGATATACACCAACACCGTCGTGTACGTCGTCAGCCGCTACGGAAACCTAGACGTCCGGGACCTATCCAGACTCACGCGCGCCGAAGCGCCGTGGGCCGACACCCCCCACGGTTCGGAGATCACCCACGAAGCGATGTCCCGCTTCTTCAGCACCGACGGCGCCCCCGTCGAACTCGACGACCCCCGCCACACCGATCCCGAGTTCCGCCGAGGCCTACGCCAGCACCTGAAGGAGCACCAGGCAGCCGCCGGCAATGCCGAGTAG
- a CDS encoding type II toxin-antitoxin system PemK/MazF family toxin, whose product MIRRGDVYRHRLGRHFVVVSTARLNEVGAVIVAEIHDEVPSGMQGMLAVALGPDEPLAGAVLTWRVNWLAGDRLGEFVGRLSAEVMEHVDMALRTAMDL is encoded by the coding sequence GTGATCCGCCGCGGTGACGTCTACCGCCACCGCCTCGGCCGCCACTTCGTCGTCGTGTCCACCGCCCGCCTCAACGAGGTCGGCGCGGTCATCGTCGCCGAGATCCACGACGAGGTCCCGTCCGGGATGCAGGGCATGCTCGCGGTCGCGCTCGGCCCGGACGAGCCGCTGGCGGGCGCGGTACTGACGTGGCGGGTGAACTGGCTTGCCGGCGACCGGCTGGGTGAGTTCGTGGGCCGACTGTCGGCCGAGGTGATGGAGCACGTCGACATGGCGCTGCGGACCGCAATGGATCTGTGA
- a CDS encoding DUF4352 domain-containing protein, giving the protein MRKTTAALLASVAFAVLGCGSAADITADDTGAAPAPAATTAAPQSVKVGQALTVDTGAVQATWTVTKVEVKDADQYGGTPQQGKFVLAHLAVKVTKGETYTCGCDLSIVDAGNKVFQTGYGSFAGRPDYQVANLAAGQNADGWVVFDVSEEAAESGRIQLKIQQLFGESAHGYWTL; this is encoded by the coding sequence ATGCGGAAGACCACCGCCGCCCTGCTCGCCTCAGTCGCCTTCGCCGTGCTCGGCTGCGGGTCAGCCGCCGACATCACCGCAGATGACACCGGCGCCGCGCCCGCGCCGGCCGCGACGACCGCGGCCCCGCAGTCCGTGAAGGTGGGCCAGGCGCTCACCGTCGACACCGGCGCCGTGCAGGCCACGTGGACCGTCACGAAGGTCGAGGTCAAGGACGCCGACCAGTACGGCGGCACCCCGCAGCAGGGCAAGTTCGTCCTTGCGCACCTCGCGGTGAAGGTCACCAAGGGTGAGACGTACACGTGCGGCTGTGACCTGTCGATCGTCGACGCCGGCAACAAGGTCTTTCAGACCGGCTACGGATCCTTCGCCGGCCGCCCGGACTACCAGGTTGCGAACCTCGCCGCCGGGCAAAACGCGGACGGCTGGGTGGTGTTCGACGTGTCGGAGGAGGCTGCGGAGTCCGGCCGGATTCAACTGAAGATCCAGCAGTTGTTCGGGGAGTCCGCGCACGGCTACTGGACGCTCTGA
- a CDS encoding HD domain-containing protein yields the protein MSADDATVAFLAEAGHLKNLPRAGWLLAGIRQPESVAEHSYRVGIIAYVIATLEGANADRAATLGLFHDVPEARTGDVPSVGKQHVTLQDPNDVAAVQTAGLPPGLAARIRGLVAEFEAKETIEAVCAKDADKLECLLQARAYQAAGNTLVQPWIDTMLAAVKTETGRRLAEAAASQPVDAWWHKIVASYGRPGTD from the coding sequence ATGAGCGCCGACGACGCCACCGTGGCGTTCCTGGCCGAGGCCGGGCACCTGAAGAACCTGCCGCGGGCCGGCTGGCTGCTAGCCGGGATCCGGCAGCCGGAGTCCGTCGCCGAGCACTCCTACCGGGTCGGGATCATCGCCTACGTCATCGCGACGCTGGAGGGAGCGAACGCGGACCGGGCGGCCACGCTGGGCCTGTTCCACGACGTGCCAGAGGCCCGCACCGGGGATGTGCCGTCGGTCGGGAAGCAGCACGTCACACTCCAGGACCCCAACGACGTCGCCGCCGTCCAGACGGCAGGGCTGCCGCCTGGCCTCGCCGCGCGCATCCGCGGCCTGGTCGCCGAGTTCGAGGCGAAGGAAACCATCGAGGCGGTGTGCGCGAAGGACGCCGACAAGCTGGAGTGCCTGCTCCAGGCCCGTGCCTACCAGGCGGCCGGGAACACGCTCGTGCAGCCGTGGATCGACACCATGCTCGCCGCCGTCAAGACCGAGACCGGCCGGCGGCTGGCTGAGGCTGCCGCATCGCAGCCGGTGGACGCGTGGTGGCACAAGATCGTCGCCTCCTACGGCCGACCCGGAACGGATTAG